From the genome of Thermogutta terrifontis, one region includes:
- a CDS encoding cation:proton antiporter, giving the protein MESFIPQLIVILLVGILAGATCRLCRIPILPGYVLAGAIISPSAFHLIGPGNQIESLAEIGFFFLLFGIGIELSLEELRHSWREFLTNGTIQVGLCCLVIVILCRLFGIETATAIVVAMSVAVSSTVIVFRAFTEWGYTTHPAGRRAIGILLFQDAAILPVVMWMAASERHGSGAVSFAISSILLAIPLILAIPILRLVVARWIVPGLGRLRSTEIAVLFALLVLTPFGYLSYVMNLPVALGALAAGLVLNGNRMTKQLDALAQPFRETFGAIFFISLGAYLNLQELHEITMGTLIFCPLCLVAKAASLVLALRWSGLPWRSAVGLGATLFQMGELSFLLLWNGRQTGIVSGDLYNALMLIAVANLMATPVLVYWGFRIIRGSVAERQPDRTASGDSELPKVVLIGAGPMGGHIAAYLETLGMDVCLVDQSPLNLQPFAQQGFRTICGDGREADVLQRAEILDSAMVVVCVPDDGVAIAIVKAARQLNPRATIIARCRYQSHRSALERAGANCIIVEEIEAAWAVQRFLQEIKR; this is encoded by the coding sequence GTGGAGTCGTTCATTCCGCAACTTATCGTTATTCTGCTCGTGGGGATTCTGGCCGGTGCGACATGTCGCCTGTGCAGAATTCCCATACTACCCGGCTATGTGCTGGCAGGTGCCATTATCAGTCCCAGCGCATTCCATTTGATTGGTCCCGGTAATCAGATTGAGTCACTTGCCGAGATTGGGTTTTTTTTTTTACTGTTCGGGATCGGCATTGAGCTGTCCCTGGAAGAATTGCGTCATTCCTGGAGAGAGTTCCTGACCAACGGCACAATCCAAGTGGGATTGTGCTGTCTTGTGATAGTGATTTTGTGCCGGCTGTTTGGAATCGAAACGGCAACGGCCATTGTGGTGGCCATGAGCGTTGCCGTGAGTTCCACAGTTATCGTGTTCCGGGCTTTCACAGAATGGGGTTATACAACACACCCCGCAGGCCGCCGCGCGATTGGCATCCTGCTCTTTCAGGATGCAGCCATCCTTCCGGTCGTGATGTGGATGGCCGCAAGTGAAAGGCACGGCAGTGGGGCTGTTTCATTTGCAATAAGCTCAATTCTGTTAGCAATACCACTGATCTTGGCAATCCCGATTCTCCGTCTGGTTGTTGCCCGGTGGATTGTCCCCGGGCTTGGGCGGCTGAGGAGCACGGAGATTGCGGTCCTTTTCGCCCTGCTTGTTCTCACCCCGTTCGGTTACTTGAGCTATGTGATGAATCTTCCCGTAGCATTGGGGGCCCTGGCGGCTGGACTTGTCCTTAATGGGAATCGCATGACGAAACAGCTCGACGCCCTTGCCCAGCCGTTTCGCGAAACCTTCGGGGCTATCTTTTTTATCAGTCTCGGCGCATACCTTAATCTCCAGGAATTGCATGAAATAACGATGGGAACGTTGATTTTTTGTCCTCTCTGTCTTGTTGCCAAAGCTGCATCACTGGTCCTCGCCCTGCGATGGAGTGGACTTCCCTGGCGATCAGCGGTGGGACTGGGTGCGACGCTCTTCCAGATGGGTGAGTTGTCGTTCCTCCTGCTGTGGAATGGGCGACAAACAGGAATTGTTTCCGGCGACCTCTACAATGCGCTCATGCTGATAGCTGTCGCCAATTTAATGGCCACGCCTGTTTTGGTTTACTGGGGATTTCGCATCATACGCGGTTCGGTGGCAGAGAGGCAGCCGGATCGTACAGCCAGCGGCGATTCCGAACTGCCCAAAGTGGTCCTCATTGGGGCTGGTCCTATGGGAGGGCATATCGCCGCTTATCTGGAGACGCTGGGAATGGACGTGTGCCTCGTCGATCAAAGCCCACTCAACCTGCAACCGTTCGCTCAGCAGGGTTTTCGCACCATCTGTGGCGACGGGCGGGAAGCGGACGTCCTTCAGCGAGCAGAAATCCTGGATTCAGCAATGGTCGTCGTGTGTGTGCCAGATGACGGAGTCGCCATCGCGATTGTAAAAGCGGCCCGGCAGCTCAACCCCCGAGCCACCATCATCGCCCGTTGCCGATATCAAAGCCACCGAAGTGCACTGGAACGGGCCGGCGCCAACTGCATAATCGTCGAGGAAATCGAGGCAGCCTGGGCGGTGCAGCGTTTCCTGCAGGAAATTAAGCGGTGA